One region of Verrucomicrobiales bacterium genomic DNA includes:
- the rpsQ gene encoding 30S ribosomal protein S17, protein MEQTNKTGGHRKERVGEVVSNKMTKTIVVRVERRFPHPQFKKVITRYKKFYAHDEKSEAKPGDRVRIQETRPLSRTKRWKLVEVVERNTEATPVAV, encoded by the coding sequence ATGGAACAGACGAATAAAACCGGCGGTCATCGTAAGGAACGGGTGGGTGAGGTGGTGTCTAACAAAATGACCAAGACCATCGTGGTTCGGGTCGAACGACGCTTCCCGCATCCGCAGTTCAAAAAAGTAATCACCCGTTACAAGAAGTTTTACGCTCACGATGAGAAGAGCGAGGCGAAGCCTGGCGATCGCGTTCGCATCCAAGAGACTCGTCCGCTTTCGCGCACCAAGCGGTGGAAGTTGGTGGAAGTGGTTGAGCGCAACACTGAGGCGACCCCTGTCGCAGTCTAA
- the rplE gene encoding 50S ribosomal protein L5 gives MKPRLYTKYQAEVRPALQKNRGYKNVHQVPRIEKIVVNMGVSASLEKGAIEDAAKDLQMITGRKPAISKSRKSIANFKLREGQPIGCRVTLRRDCMYEFLDRLVAATLPRIRDFRGISSRSFDGRGNYSLGIADQTVFPEIELEKIKRQQGMDITIVTSAPTDAEALELLKLMGMPFAENR, from the coding sequence ATGAAACCGAGACTTTACACCAAGTATCAGGCCGAAGTGCGGCCGGCCCTGCAGAAGAACCGGGGCTACAAGAACGTTCACCAGGTGCCTCGCATCGAGAAGATCGTGGTCAACATGGGCGTGAGTGCCTCCCTCGAAAAGGGAGCCATCGAAGATGCCGCCAAGGATCTGCAGATGATCACCGGGCGTAAGCCGGCCATCAGCAAGTCGCGCAAGAGCATCGCGAACTTCAAGCTGCGCGAAGGTCAGCCTATCGGCTGTCGCGTCACGCTCCGTCGCGACTGCATGTATGAGTTTCTGGATCGGTTGGTGGCCGCCACCTTGCCTCGTATCCGTGACTTTCGTGGGATTTCGAGCCGCTCCTTCGATGGTCGCGGCAACTATTCCTTGGGCATCGCCGATCAAACGGTGTTCCCGGAGATTGAATTGGAAAAGATCAAACGTCAGCAGGGCATGGACATCACGATCGTGACTTCCGCCCCGACCGATGCTGAGGCTCTCGAACTGCTCAAGTTGATGGGCATGCCGTTCGCGGAGAATCGCTAA
- the rplB gene encoding 50S ribosomal protein L2: protein MPVKTFRPLTPSTRYITIASFDDITKTRPEKSLVEIKRRSGGRNAYGRVTARGIGGGHKKKLRLVDFRRNKHGVEATVAAIEYDPCRSARLALLQYTDGDKRYILCPQGLQVGAKLMSGETAPPELGNSLPLKSIPVGIQIHNIELSPGRGGQIVRSAGGAAMLMSRAEGYAQVKLPSGEIRKINEVCFATIGQVGNVDHSNVILGKAGRSRHRGIRPVNRGVTRNPVDHPNGGGAGKSKSGGGRQHLTSPWGLLAKGYRTRNRRKHSNRFILVRRDGRPMKLK from the coding sequence ATGCCAGTCAAAACCTTTAGGCCGTTAACGCCGTCGACGCGATATATCACCATCGCGTCGTTTGACGACATTACGAAGACCCGGCCCGAAAAAAGCCTGGTGGAGATTAAGCGACGATCGGGCGGGCGCAATGCCTACGGTCGTGTGACTGCCCGGGGTATCGGCGGCGGTCATAAGAAGAAGCTCCGCTTGGTGGACTTTCGGCGCAATAAGCATGGTGTGGAAGCTACGGTGGCTGCGATCGAGTATGATCCCTGCCGCAGTGCCCGCTTGGCGCTGTTGCAGTACACCGATGGGGACAAGCGGTATATCCTCTGTCCTCAAGGACTGCAGGTTGGAGCTAAGTTGATGAGCGGTGAGACGGCCCCTCCCGAGTTGGGAAACAGCCTCCCGCTGAAGTCGATTCCGGTCGGCATTCAGATTCACAACATCGAGCTGAGCCCGGGTCGCGGTGGGCAGATCGTCCGCTCGGCTGGCGGCGCGGCGATGCTGATGTCGCGTGCTGAGGGATATGCTCAGGTGAAGTTGCCTTCCGGCGAAATCCGCAAGATCAACGAGGTTTGCTTTGCGACCATCGGTCAGGTGGGCAATGTGGACCACTCGAACGTGATTTTGGGTAAGGCGGGTCGCAGCCGTCACCGTGGCATTCGCCCGGTGAATCGTGGTGTGACGCGTAACCCTGTGGATCATCCGAATGGTGGTGGTGCCGGTAAGTCCAAGAGCGGTGGTGGTCGTCAGCACCTCACCTCGCCCTGGGGTCTTTTGGCCAAGGGCTACAGGACTCGTAATCGTAGAAAACATTCCAACCGGTTCATCCTGGTTCGCCGCGATGGCCGTCCGATGAAGCTCAAGTAA
- the purE gene encoding 5-(carboxyamino)imidazole ribonucleotide mutase, translated as MGSQSDWETMQHAALQLADLGIPFEARVVSAHRTPDLLFDYAGSAADRGIQVIIAGAGGAAHLPGMCASKTVLPVLGVPVESKALKGMDSLLSIVQMPGGIPVGTLAIGKAGAINAALLAAAILGCKHAKFRKAYADFRSSQTRRVLADSHRLPEPKRG; from the coding sequence ATGGGCAGCCAGTCCGACTGGGAGACGATGCAACACGCCGCTCTTCAGTTGGCGGATTTGGGCATTCCTTTCGAGGCTCGGGTCGTTTCGGCGCACCGCACCCCGGACCTGCTCTTCGACTATGCCGGCTCCGCCGCGGATCGCGGCATCCAGGTGATCATTGCCGGAGCCGGCGGGGCGGCCCACCTGCCCGGAATGTGTGCCTCCAAAACGGTCCTGCCGGTGCTGGGGGTGCCCGTTGAATCCAAGGCGCTCAAGGGGATGGACTCGTTGCTGTCCATCGTTCAGATGCCGGGCGGGATTCCGGTGGGTACTCTGGCGATCGGAAAAGCCGGAGCCATCAATGCTGCTTTGCTCGCGGCGGCGATCCTCGGCTGCAAGCATGCCAAGTTCAGAAAAGCCTATGCCGACTTTCGCTCTTCACAAACCCGGCGTGTCTTGGCGGACAGCCATCGACTTCCGGAGCCCAAGCGCGGCTGA
- a CDS encoding 50S ribosomal protein L24, which translates to MAKLHVKRGDEVVVIAGSERGKRGKIIQVLTKKNRVIVEGAQMIKRHMRKSQTHPQGAIVEREGTIHSSNVMLAERYDSKAAKRGGTKTN; encoded by the coding sequence ATGGCTAAGTTGCATGTTAAGCGCGGAGACGAAGTGGTCGTCATTGCTGGCTCCGAGCGGGGTAAGCGCGGCAAGATCATCCAGGTTCTCACCAAGAAGAATCGGGTCATCGTCGAGGGCGCCCAAATGATCAAACGGCACATGAGGAAGAGCCAAACTCATCCTCAGGGTGCGATCGTCGAGCGGGAAGGAACTATCCATTCGTCCAATGTGATGTTGGCTGAACGCTACGATTCCAAGGCCGCGAAGCGCGGCGGGACGAAAACCAACTAA
- the rpmC gene encoding 50S ribosomal protein L29 encodes MKSSDLKDQTVAELQVKSRDLRQQLFKLRLQKASSQLEKPSELRNLRRSIARVETRISELRKQAA; translated from the coding sequence ATGAAATCTTCCGATCTGAAAGACCAAACAGTTGCCGAGTTGCAGGTGAAGAGCCGCGACCTTCGGCAGCAGCTCTTCAAGCTGCGATTGCAAAAGGCCTCCAGCCAGCTGGAGAAGCCTTCGGAACTCAGAAACCTCCGTCGGAGCATCGCACGGGTGGAAACAAGAATCTCGGAACTGCGGAAACAAGCTGCCTGA
- the rplV gene encoding 50S ribosomal protein L22, with product MEVKAITRNVRMSAQKMREVVRQIQGMPALKAQAALAFVSRKSARVVAKTLKSAIANAENNNGLKAENLTVREAVACTGLTMKRFTPKARGSAGPILKRTCHVRIVLSDE from the coding sequence ATGGAAGTTAAAGCTATTACCCGGAACGTTCGGATGTCGGCTCAGAAGATGCGCGAGGTGGTTCGCCAGATTCAGGGCATGCCCGCGCTGAAGGCTCAGGCTGCCTTGGCGTTCGTTTCCCGCAAATCGGCTCGCGTGGTTGCCAAGACGCTCAAGTCGGCCATCGCGAACGCTGAGAACAACAACGGCCTCAAGGCTGAAAATTTGACGGTGCGCGAGGCTGTGGCCTGCACCGGCTTAACAATGAAACGGTTCACTCCCAAGGCCCGTGGCTCGGCTGGTCCGATCCTCAAACGGACTTGCCATGTGCGAATTGTGCTTTCTGACGAGTAA
- the rpsS gene encoding 30S ribosomal protein S19, with protein sequence MGRSIKKGPFVDLHLLEKIQKAKSTSSKAPIKTWSRRSMITPEFVGLTFNVHNGKVFNPVFVTENMVGHRLGEFSLTRTFKKHGAHTAKAEAK encoded by the coding sequence ATGGGACGCTCAATCAAAAAAGGCCCGTTTGTAGATTTGCATCTCCTGGAGAAAATCCAGAAGGCGAAATCGACCAGCTCCAAGGCCCCGATCAAGACCTGGTCGCGACGTTCAATGATCACCCCCGAATTTGTCGGGCTGACATTCAATGTTCACAACGGCAAAGTATTCAACCCGGTCTTCGTGACTGAAAACATGGTGGGTCACCGTCTCGGCGAATTTTCGCTGACCCGCACCTTTAAGAAGCATGGTGCGCATACGGCGAAAGCGGAGGCCAAATAG
- a CDS encoding glycosyltransferase has product MNWETLAWIALGLASWPFLLFLANSRVYRPLLPLPQEPNELGHRPDALNAESAGVSVLIPARNEEANLPATLESVLSNAGVDLELIVLDDHSSDRTAAIVREFQARDSRVRLEAAPPLPPGWCGKQHACHVLSRLSNRRWLVFMDADVRLHPQALQQMVRFMEESRADLASGIPRQETGSFSEKLLIPLIHFILLGFLPMHAMRRSASPSFAAGCGQLFVACRRAYRECGGHSKIPATLHDGLRLPRVFRQAGFRTDLFDATPLATCRMYRNGSEVWCGLAKNAIEGLAAPKRILPMSFLLAGGQVLPWIVALAGWSALGNLERGAALTAIALAMVPRLLSVRRYHQSLVGALLHPVGILALLLIQWFALVQYALGRPATWKGRSYSPESVRSRPASAVGTALLLGGALLVASSFDLPSSGADAHSATEFRLGRLTLDDQYGARHDLSFPAAHITVMTCADREGAAEVSKWVSAVKSLGYDTNQVVLCGVADVRKVPSVLRGMIRRRFVERYTHPILMDWKGQIAGQPFLKSGSANVLLLDRTGRLVGLFLGEPTPGRAQELADSIRALIKVRPTSSSP; this is encoded by the coding sequence ATGAATTGGGAAACACTAGCTTGGATCGCGTTGGGACTGGCGTCGTGGCCTTTCCTTCTCTTTCTAGCGAACAGCCGCGTCTATCGTCCGCTGCTGCCACTGCCTCAAGAGCCCAATGAGCTGGGGCATCGGCCTGATGCTCTAAACGCTGAGTCAGCGGGAGTGAGCGTCCTGATACCTGCCCGCAACGAGGAAGCAAACCTACCTGCCACTTTGGAGTCGGTGCTCTCCAACGCGGGGGTCGATTTGGAGTTGATCGTGCTGGACGACCATTCGTCCGACCGAACTGCGGCGATTGTTCGAGAATTTCAAGCGCGTGATTCCCGGGTGCGGCTCGAGGCTGCTCCGCCCCTCCCTCCTGGCTGGTGTGGAAAGCAGCACGCCTGCCACGTTCTGTCGAGGCTATCGAACCGGCGCTGGCTGGTGTTTATGGATGCTGACGTCAGGCTCCACCCTCAAGCCTTGCAGCAAATGGTGCGTTTTATGGAGGAGTCGCGGGCGGACCTTGCCAGCGGCATTCCACGTCAGGAGACCGGATCGTTCAGTGAGAAACTGCTGATTCCGCTGATCCACTTCATTCTGCTCGGCTTCTTGCCCATGCACGCCATGAGGCGATCTGCCTCTCCCTCCTTCGCGGCGGGATGCGGCCAACTGTTTGTGGCATGTCGGCGAGCCTACCGAGAGTGCGGAGGGCATTCCAAGATCCCGGCAACATTGCACGATGGTCTTCGCTTGCCCCGAGTCTTCCGGCAGGCCGGATTTAGAACCGACCTCTTCGATGCGACTCCGCTCGCCACCTGCCGGATGTATCGTAATGGCTCCGAGGTTTGGTGCGGGCTAGCGAAGAACGCCATTGAAGGATTGGCTGCCCCCAAGCGGATATTGCCGATGTCTTTCCTTCTCGCGGGCGGGCAGGTGTTGCCCTGGATCGTGGCTCTGGCTGGCTGGAGCGCTTTGGGTAATCTCGAGCGGGGTGCCGCCTTGACCGCTATTGCCCTAGCAATGGTTCCTCGGCTTCTTTCTGTGCGGCGGTATCATCAGTCCCTCGTGGGCGCTCTGCTGCATCCGGTGGGCATCCTGGCGCTGTTATTGATCCAGTGGTTCGCTCTGGTGCAATACGCGCTGGGCCGTCCGGCCACCTGGAAAGGGCGCAGCTATTCACCGGAGAGCGTCCGGTCTCGGCCGGCCTCGGCTGTGGGGACCGCACTGCTCCTGGGCGGGGCTCTGCTGGTGGCTTCCTCGTTCGATCTGCCTAGCTCGGGCGCGGATGCGCACTCGGCGACTGAGTTTCGTCTCGGGCGTCTGACTCTGGACGATCAGTATGGAGCGCGGCATGACCTGTCATTCCCCGCCGCGCATATCACCGTCATGACTTGTGCCGACCGGGAAGGAGCGGCTGAGGTCTCGAAGTGGGTTTCGGCGGTGAAGTCCCTCGGTTACGACACTAACCAGGTGGTCCTCTGTGGGGTGGCGGATGTGAGGAAGGTGCCGTCGGTTTTGCGCGGCATGATCAGGCGCCGTTTTGTCGAGCGTTACACGCATCCCATCTTGATGGACTGGAAGGGGCAGATTGCGGGCCAGCCGTTTCTGAAGTCTGGCTCGGCAAATGTCCTACTGCTGGACCGGACGGGCCGTTTGGTGGGTCTTTTTCTGGGCGAGCCGACCCCGGGTCGCGCCCAGGAGTTGGCCGACTCCATTCGAGCGTTGATAAAAGTTAGACCAACATCCTCATCTCCTTGA
- the rpsN gene encoding 30S ribosomal protein S14, which yields MAKRSWLERNKKKARTVKKYAALRAELKAKGDYAALSKLPRNASPVRLVNRCRISGRRRAFIRKYGVSRLTFRELALNGLIPGVTKASW from the coding sequence ATGGCCAAGAGATCCTGGTTGGAACGTAATAAGAAGAAGGCTCGCACGGTGAAGAAGTATGCGGCCCTGCGCGCCGAGCTGAAGGCGAAGGGCGACTACGCCGCTTTGTCGAAGCTCCCGCGTAATGCTAGCCCCGTGCGGTTGGTAAATCGCTGCCGGATTTCCGGCCGTCGCCGCGCCTTCATCCGAAAATATGGCGTATCTCGTTTGACGTTCCGCGAATTGGCGCTGAACGGACTGATTCCTGGCGTGACTAAGGCCAGCTGGTAA
- a CDS encoding lysophospholipid acyltransferase family protein: MRCCVGDYPELPSQVPWVVYVNHASWWDPLVGLVLKDALFPHRHLYAPMEQAAVERYAMFKRMGFFGVERRTTRGAIRFLRTAEEILASPTAALSITPQGRFADCRERPLRCDPGLGAVASRSPGAIFLPVAIEYVFWEERLPEILVRLGRPDWVVRGQDENGSVRSVAEWTSFFEARMAATQDALAAAASRRDPDDFRCLLLGGAGQGGVYDLWRAMKSWLRGERFQKEHGVR, encoded by the coding sequence TTGCGCTGTTGTGTCGGAGATTATCCGGAGCTCCCGAGTCAGGTGCCCTGGGTGGTCTACGTAAACCACGCCTCTTGGTGGGATCCTCTGGTGGGGCTGGTTTTGAAGGATGCCTTGTTCCCCCACCGCCACCTCTATGCTCCCATGGAGCAGGCGGCGGTGGAGCGCTATGCGATGTTCAAGAGGATGGGATTCTTTGGCGTGGAGCGTCGAACCACCCGGGGGGCGATTCGGTTCCTGCGCACGGCGGAGGAGATTCTAGCCTCTCCCACGGCCGCCTTGAGCATCACGCCCCAGGGAAGGTTCGCGGATTGCCGGGAACGCCCCTTGCGGTGCGATCCTGGGCTCGGGGCGGTGGCCTCGCGCAGCCCGGGTGCGATCTTCCTGCCCGTGGCGATCGAGTATGTGTTCTGGGAGGAACGATTGCCCGAGATTCTTGTGCGATTAGGTCGCCCTGATTGGGTGGTGCGGGGCCAGGATGAGAACGGTTCCGTGCGGAGCGTGGCGGAATGGACTTCTTTTTTTGAGGCGCGGATGGCGGCCACGCAGGACGCGTTGGCTGCTGCAGCAAGCCGACGGGATCCGGATGACTTTCGATGCCTGCTGCTAGGTGGGGCAGGGCAGGGGGGTGTTTATGATCTCTGGCGTGCCATGAAATCATGGCTGCGAGGTGAACGCTTCCAGAAGGAGCATGGAGTGAGATGA
- the rplP gene encoding 50S ribosomal protein L16 yields MPLMPARVKYRKMHRGSRAGTAYRGSTVAFGEYGLQSLERCWLDTKQIEAARVAIARNMKRRGKVWIRIFPQKSFTKKPLETRMGKGKGPLESWVAVIRPANVLFEVDGVPEALARESLRLAATKLPIRTKFISRHRVAA; encoded by the coding sequence ATGCCATTGATGCCCGCAAGAGTGAAGTATCGCAAAATGCATCGGGGAAGCCGCGCAGGCACTGCCTACCGTGGTTCCACCGTAGCATTTGGCGAATATGGACTGCAGAGTCTCGAACGCTGCTGGTTGGATACCAAGCAGATTGAAGCGGCCCGGGTCGCCATCGCACGCAATATGAAGCGTCGCGGCAAGGTGTGGATCCGGATCTTCCCTCAGAAATCCTTTACGAAGAAGCCTTTGGAAACTCGTATGGGTAAGGGCAAAGGCCCGCTTGAGTCTTGGGTTGCCGTGATTCGTCCGGCTAACGTCCTGTTCGAAGTGGATGGGGTGCCCGAAGCCTTGGCTCGGGAGTCTCTTCGCTTGGCGGCTACCAAGCTGCCGATCCGGACTAAATTCATCTCCCGCCATCGTGTGGCCGCGTAA
- the rpsC gene encoding 30S ribosomal protein S3, which translates to MGQKTNPIGLRVAVNKDWRSKWYADKKDFGRLLTEDQLIRSILKKKLEAASVPRILIERAATRCRVTILTARPGVVIGRKGSEIDKLKEELSKMTGKEIYVDILEVKTPELDAQLVAENVALQLERRVSFRRAMKKAVQTAMDLGAEGIKIRCGGRLGGAELARVEIYHEGSVPLHTLRANVDYGFAEAKTVYGILGVKCWICKQDEKKDKAPAPRPAEALAPAGK; encoded by the coding sequence ATGGGCCAAAAGACTAACCCGATCGGTCTCCGCGTCGCGGTCAATAAAGACTGGCGATCTAAGTGGTATGCCGACAAAAAGGACTTCGGTCGCTTGCTGACCGAGGATCAACTGATTCGCTCAATCCTCAAGAAAAAGCTCGAGGCTGCCTCGGTGCCACGCATCTTGATCGAGCGCGCTGCGACCCGCTGCCGCGTCACCATTCTCACGGCTCGTCCGGGGGTGGTCATCGGCCGTAAGGGTTCAGAAATCGACAAGCTCAAGGAGGAATTGAGCAAGATGACCGGCAAGGAAATCTACGTCGACATCCTCGAAGTCAAGACTCCCGAGTTGGATGCCCAATTGGTCGCCGAGAACGTGGCTCTCCAGCTGGAGCGCCGGGTTTCCTTCCGTCGAGCCATGAAGAAGGCGGTTCAGACCGCCATGGACCTGGGTGCCGAAGGCATCAAGATCCGCTGTGGTGGTCGTCTTGGCGGCGCCGAATTGGCGCGTGTCGAAATTTACCATGAGGGCAGTGTTCCGCTCCATACCTTGCGTGCCAACGTTGACTACGGATTCGCTGAGGCGAAAACGGTCTATGGCATTTTGGGTGTGAAGTGCTGGATCTGCAAACAAGACGAAAAGAAAGACAAGGCCCCGGCGCCTCGTCCGGCTGAAGCCTTGGCTCCTGCTGGCAAGTAA
- a CDS encoding 5-(carboxyamino)imidazole ribonucleotide synthase, protein MNGSPSGSQSTAPGFPLLPGATIGILGSGQLGRMLAMAAKQLGYRVAIFSPDSHSPAGQVADEEVVASYADLEAVRRFAATVQVVTFEFENVPSATTQAASEVCPVRPDGRVLHITQHRLREKTFLQEHGFPVTPFRRIGSEQELQRAAQELGLPAVLKTASFGYDGKGQVKVRGASDLESAWRSLAGAEGIYEAFVDFEKEISVIGARTAAGEFRAFPVFENQHANHILDVTFAPANIDRSLAEQAESLTAGILKALQVVGLLTVEMFLTRDGKLLVNELAPRTHNSGHLTLDAAVTSQFEQQLRAVCGLPLGATDLHAPAAMANLLGDVWGKGIPRWNEALRDPGIKLHLYGKQEARVGRKMGHLTAFGGVCADSVRRVREARDRLM, encoded by the coding sequence ATGAACGGATCACCATCAGGCTCTCAGTCCACGGCACCCGGCTTTCCACTGTTGCCTGGCGCGACCATCGGCATCCTGGGAAGCGGCCAGTTGGGCCGCATGCTGGCGATGGCCGCTAAGCAGTTGGGATATCGCGTCGCCATTTTCTCCCCGGACTCGCACTCCCCGGCTGGTCAGGTGGCCGATGAGGAAGTGGTGGCCAGCTATGCGGATCTGGAGGCGGTGCGACGGTTTGCGGCAACCGTCCAGGTGGTCACCTTTGAGTTTGAGAACGTGCCATCCGCGACTACACAGGCGGCCTCTGAAGTCTGTCCGGTGAGGCCGGACGGCCGGGTTCTGCACATCACGCAACATCGGCTTCGAGAGAAGACCTTTCTCCAGGAACATGGTTTCCCGGTCACCCCGTTCCGACGCATTGGCAGCGAGCAGGAACTTCAGCGGGCGGCTCAGGAGTTGGGGTTACCGGCGGTGCTCAAAACCGCCAGCTTTGGCTACGACGGCAAAGGGCAGGTGAAGGTCAGGGGGGCGTCGGATCTGGAATCGGCATGGAGGAGCTTGGCAGGTGCCGAGGGGATCTATGAGGCCTTTGTGGATTTTGAGAAGGAGATATCCGTCATTGGGGCTCGGACTGCCGCCGGTGAATTTCGGGCTTTTCCGGTGTTTGAGAACCAACACGCTAACCACATTCTCGATGTGACTTTTGCTCCGGCGAACATTGATCGCTCACTGGCAGAGCAGGCGGAATCGCTAACGGCCGGCATCCTCAAGGCGCTCCAGGTCGTCGGGCTTTTGACCGTGGAAATGTTCCTCACGCGGGACGGTAAACTGCTCGTGAATGAGCTCGCCCCGCGCACGCACAATTCTGGGCATTTAACTCTTGACGCGGCCGTGACGAGTCAATTTGAGCAGCAATTGAGGGCTGTTTGTGGGCTGCCATTGGGTGCGACGGATCTGCATGCGCCCGCGGCCATGGCGAACCTGTTGGGGGATGTTTGGGGTAAGGGGATTCCTCGTTGGAACGAAGCTCTGAGGGACCCGGGCATTAAACTTCACCTCTATGGTAAACAGGAGGCCCGGGTTGGTCGGAAAATGGGACATTTGACGGCATTTGGGGGCGTTTGTGCCGATTCCGTGCGGCGGGTTCGAGAGGCACGTGACCGCTTGATGTGA
- the rplN gene encoding 50S ribosomal protein L14: protein MLQIRSILDVADNTGAKRAAAIGVLGKNQRYARIGDVIKAHIKEAAPDGTVKKGEVVNAVVVRTRQAIRRSDGSYLRFDSNAIVIIDKENNPRGTRIFGPVARELRDKRFMKIISLAPEVI, encoded by the coding sequence ATGCTGCAGATTCGTTCCATATTGGACGTTGCCGACAACACAGGTGCCAAGCGCGCGGCCGCGATTGGCGTCCTCGGCAAGAATCAACGCTACGCCCGGATTGGCGACGTGATTAAGGCCCACATTAAAGAGGCGGCTCCGGATGGGACCGTTAAGAAGGGCGAGGTTGTGAATGCGGTGGTCGTTCGGACTCGGCAGGCGATTCGCCGTTCTGACGGCTCGTATCTGCGTTTCGATTCCAACGCGATTGTCATCATCGACAAGGAAAACAACCCTCGCGGAACCCGTATCTTTGGACCTGTGGCGCGCGAGCTGCGGGACAAGCGGTTCATGAAGATTATTTCGCTCGCACCGGAGGTGATTTGA
- a CDS encoding PQQ-binding-like beta-propeller repeat protein, protein MILIGRCKRLVHAELLVLLWFGLGALPLGASDWLQWRGPTRDGKVMEASWPSNLAGLKKTWKVGLGPGYSGPIIAGDRVFVTETRDKKEEIVRALERRTGAQLWQQSWEGALSVPFFAKSNGDWIRATPACDGTNLFVAGMRDVLVCLDVVTGSNRWRLDFVKLLGSPVPDFGFVSSPLLDGDSVYVQAGASVLKIRKEDGEVVWRAMKDGGGMWGSAFSSPVIATLLGRRQLVVQTRETLVGLDLEKGSVLWSKPVEAFRGMNILTPVIVGSNSVLTSTYGGKTILHRLVDGAGGVQVEESWVHKAQGYMSTPVVIGDFAYCHLKSQRVMCLELTSGAERWTSDQSFGKYWSMVASGSRILALDQKGKLYLLEASSQSFQLLASASVSEQESWAHLAVAGTQLFVRDLANITAFSW, encoded by the coding sequence ATGATCTTGATCGGCAGATGCAAACGGCTGGTTCACGCAGAGTTGCTGGTTCTCCTCTGGTTCGGGCTTGGAGCCCTACCTCTCGGGGCGTCTGATTGGTTGCAATGGCGCGGGCCAACGCGCGATGGAAAAGTCATGGAGGCCTCCTGGCCCTCCAATTTGGCGGGGCTTAAAAAGACCTGGAAGGTCGGGTTGGGTCCTGGCTACTCAGGCCCGATCATCGCCGGTGACCGGGTGTTTGTGACGGAGACCCGCGACAAGAAAGAGGAGATCGTTCGAGCGCTGGAGCGCCGCACCGGTGCTCAACTGTGGCAGCAGTCCTGGGAGGGGGCTCTGTCCGTGCCCTTCTTCGCCAAGTCCAACGGCGATTGGATCCGGGCCACACCCGCCTGTGATGGCACGAATCTGTTTGTGGCCGGGATGCGGGATGTGTTGGTGTGCCTCGACGTGGTGACCGGTTCCAACCGGTGGAGGCTGGATTTCGTGAAGTTGCTTGGTTCCCCAGTTCCCGATTTTGGGTTTGTTTCCTCTCCGCTTCTGGATGGCGATTCGGTGTATGTTCAGGCGGGGGCGTCGGTGCTTAAGATTCGGAAGGAGGACGGGGAAGTGGTGTGGCGCGCCATGAAAGATGGCGGGGGCATGTGGGGTAGCGCGTTCTCGTCACCCGTGATCGCCACGCTGTTGGGGCGGCGGCAACTTGTGGTTCAGACACGTGAAACGCTGGTAGGCCTGGATCTCGAGAAGGGCAGTGTGCTGTGGTCGAAACCGGTGGAAGCCTTTCGTGGAATGAACATTCTGACCCCTGTGATTGTAGGATCGAACTCCGTGTTGACCAGTACCTACGGGGGCAAGACGATCCTCCATCGACTGGTCGACGGTGCCGGCGGCGTCCAGGTCGAGGAGTCCTGGGTGCATAAGGCGCAGGGTTACATGTCTACTCCGGTGGTGATCGGTGACTTTGCCTACTGCCATCTTAAAAGCCAGCGGGTCATGTGTCTCGAGCTTACCTCCGGCGCTGAACGTTGGACCTCCGATCAAAGCTTTGGAAAGTATTGGAGCATGGTGGCCTCTGGAAGCCGGATCCTGGCCCTTGATCAGAAAGGTAAACTGTATCTGCTGGAGGCGAGTTCGCAGTCGTTCCAGTTGCTCGCTTCAGCGTCGGTATCCGAGCAGGAGTCGTGGGCTCACCTGGCCGTTGCGGGGACCCAGCTTTTCGTGCGGGATCTAGCCAACATTACCGCCTTTTCCTGGTGA
- the rpsH gene encoding 30S ribosomal protein S8, with translation MTDTIADLLTRIRNAHRALLTDIELPHSKMKQAIAAILKKEGYIVDFSVEGKTIKRLKLKLKYDGRRSVITGIRRVSSPGLRRYVGSTEIPRVRGGLGTAILSTSQGVMSGAEARKQNLGGELLCYVW, from the coding sequence ATGACCGACACGATTGCAGATTTGTTGACCCGGATCCGTAACGCGCACCGAGCGCTCTTGACGGATATTGAGCTGCCGCACTCCAAGATGAAGCAGGCCATTGCTGCCATCTTGAAGAAGGAGGGCTACATTGTGGACTTTAGCGTGGAGGGCAAGACTATCAAACGTCTCAAGCTCAAGTTAAAGTATGATGGACGACGCAGTGTTATCACTGGCATTCGTCGCGTGAGCAGCCCAGGGCTCCGTCGCTACGTCGGGTCTACCGAGATTCCTCGGGTCCGCGGTGGCCTCGGGACCGCGATCCTCTCCACCTCGCAAGGGGTCATGAGCGGTGCGGAAGCTCGTAAGCAGAACTTGGGTGGCGAACTCCTCTGCTACGTTTGGTAA